From the Penaeus vannamei isolate JL-2024 chromosome 37, ASM4276789v1, whole genome shotgun sequence genome, the window ttttacgtcgcacaatgtatatatatgacccaGTTTCCCCCCAAATATAGTCAGTCTATAGCAGTCATCGTTTGTgttattacccctccccccccctttctctctcttatatatatatatatatatatatatatatatatatatatatatatatatatatatacatacacacacacacagacacccacacacacacacacacacacacacatatatatatatatatatatatatatatatatatatacatatatatatatatatatgtgtgtgtgtgtgtgtgtgtgtgtgtgtgtgtgtgtgtgtgtgtgtgtgtgtgtgtgtgtgtgtgtgtgtgtgtgagtgtgtgtatacatacatacatacatatatacatacatatatatgtatatatatatatatatgtatatatatatatatgtttgtgtgtgtgtctgttgtgtgtgtgtgtgtgtgtgtgtgtgcgtgtgtgtgtgtgtgtgtgtgtgtatgtatatatacatacatacatatatatatatatatatatatatatatatatatatatgtatgtatgtatgtatgtatatatatatatgtatatatatatacatatatacatatatacacatatgtatatatacatatatatatatacacacatacatatgtatatatatatacatacatatacacacacacacacacacacacacacacacacacacacacacacacacacacacacatatatatatatatatatatatatatatatatatatatatatatatatatgaatatatgaatatataaatatgtgtgtatatatatatatatatatatatatatatatatatatatatatatacacacacatatagagacacacatgcatatatatatatatatatatatatatatatatatatatatatatatatatacatatagagacacacatgcatatatatatatatatatatatatatatatatatatatatatatatatatatatatatatacacatacatatgtatatatacatatccatatataatatatatatatacatatatatttatatatatacatacatatatatatacatatatatatatatatacatacatacatatatatatatatatatgtatatatatatatatatatatatatatatatatatatgtatatatatgtgtatgtatgtatatataaatatgtatatatatgtatatatatacatatatatatatacatatatacacatatatatacacacatacatatgtatatatatatatatatatatatatacatacatatacatatacatatatttatatatatatatatatataaatatatatatatatatgtatatatatatacatatatatagacacacatgcatataaatatatatatatatatatatatatatatatatatatatatatatatatatatacacacatacatatgtaaatatacatatccatatatatatatatatatatatatacatatatatttatatatatacatacatacatacatatatatatatatatgcatatatatacatatgtatatatgtatatatatatatatatatatatatatatatatatatatatatatatatgtgtgtgtgtgtgtgtgtgtgtgtgtgtgtgtgtgtgtgtgtgtgtgtgtgtgtgtgtgtgtgtgtgtgtgtgtgtatgtgtgtgtgtgtgtgtgtgtgtgtgtgtgtgtgtgtgtgtttatatatatatatgtatatatatatatgtatatatatattcatataaatacatacatatatatatatatgtattcatatttatatacatatacatacatatatatatatatatatatatatatatatatatacatatatatatatatgtatatatatatgtatatatacatgcacacactcacacacaaacccaaacatacacacacactcacaaacacacatacacgcacacaaacacctacaaacacaaacatatacacacacaaacaagcacacacataaacaaacacacacacaaataaacacccatacacacatgtttacacatgcacacacacacacaaacaaacacacaaacacaaacatacacacgcactcacaaacacacctgcacgcacacaaacacctgcaaacacaaacatatacacacacaaacaagcacacacataaacaaacacacacacaaataaacacccatacacacatgtttacacacacacacacacacacatgcacccgcacagacgcacacaggaaAACAAGCTCCGCACGGGGGCCAAGGCCCCAAGACGCCCGGACAGACGGCCAGGAAGCCAAGGAGGCCAAATCGTTTCCTTGCGAAAAGCGATGGCTTCTGAAGCTGCCCGGATCCCCGGCGAGCGAGCGGAAGAGGAACGGTGCGACGGCCTCTGCTCGCACCGCCGCGACTGGTTCTCCATGCCCCTGGCTCAGGAGAGGCGCGGCGCCATCATCGGCTTGAGAGGCTCCAGGATCAAGGAGCTGCAGAATTTGCATAGGGTCAGGGTTCACATGGACCGAAACGACCCAGACATCAAGGTTTTCGGACGCCAGTGCCACTTCTAAAAGTTCAAGAAGGAGGTCGAGGACATCCTGGGCGGGCTGACCCCGCGACGGCGCCCCAACTGCTGCTACCTCATCTCGGCCGGAGAGGACCTCCTGCCCTAGCTCCTGGCAGACGGCGAGCGCGAACTCCTTCGGCTCTCCGCCAGGTACCAAGTGCAGGCCAACCCTGGCACGGATTCGAGCCGCCTGTGGGTTTGGGGCCGGGAGAAGGACGTCCGCGCCTTCGAGAAGCAGCTCCGAAGGATGCGGGAGGACCTTGaacgagaggagaaggtgagcgcCTTCCAAGAGCAGGTCCGCAGGATCAAGGAGCAGGCTGAGGAGACCCTGCTGAGGGACTCGAGGGGCCAGGGCTGGTGGTGAACATCCGCCACGTCCAGCTGCCGTCCTGCCCTGTAGCACTGAGGCTCCTGGAGTCAGTGAGGCCCTTCGGACATCTTAAAGGGAAAGTTAATGAAAGAGTTTACCGAAATTttacctttgaaaaaaaaaagttttatcgaTAGAAATTAGGAAACCCGATGAACAATATAGCGACTCCGGCAGGCAGGGTTGGGGGCAAACAGTCGATAAACGGAATCAGTTGGATTAGTGACGTCAAATTaggcaataacaaaaaaaaaaaaaaaaaaaaaaaaaaaaaaaaaaaaaaaaacacacacaaatcaacaacaaatacGAGAGAAAATATCTTTAATTCCGTGTGTTAGCTATTCGCGGCAACGGGAATGTGGACGCAGCGACGTCAGGGACTGAGGATTGGCTAAAAGCAGACTGTGAATTTCCACTCAATCATCACTCGCTTCTCCGGTCTATCATCgacaaatattaataaagaaatggagagagagggatcaatatagagagtgaaaaaaaggtcacagagagagagagagagagagagagagagaagtgaataaaaaaagagagaaagccataCACCGCAATAAAAATATCAAGCGCAAAGGGTATATAACACAACTGCAAACTCTAACCAGGTtgacttctcttccttcctttcagttccattctttctttcaacTTGCCAGACAGCGCAGAACGTCAATCCAGAGATCAATCTATTCTCAACGTGAAAGTCCCATCAATCCTTGTTGGCGAACATTGCTTCCCGCGCCACATGTATTGCAGAAAAGGTCACGTTTACAGAGAgatgatagggagggaaagacagattgatagaagagagagagagaagaaaaaaaggaagagagagggaacgatagattgataggagagagagtgataagcgGTGTCTTCGGCCGGCCGGTGCGTCTCACTATAGTAAATGAATGATATGAGTGGTGAATCTGAAAAAAATGGATAGGTATTAATTGAAATCACAAAAAAGTTGGTGTGGTCATTATAGGGAGGTCGCGAGCTGCTTGCATcgagaatcactctgggagatcctgagacagagatattccaaaaaggattattggactaatagcaagcctgtatattgctactgaaagtgctgtaaggtgtcatgggggcctgtcgagcttctttcgtTAGTTCAGGATTGAGGCAAGGCTTTTCAACACGCATGGACTGGCtcctgggcagagctactgttcaaagtcattgcggAACAACTCTTTATATTTAAAGATTACCGACCTTGCccttgccgatgatgttgctattctctcTGAGTGGATGCCTTTGagatggctctggatgcatttagtaatgaagcgaagcccttgggtctagaggtctcctggaccaagaccaagatccaggactttggggactcgctaggagaacctgtttggttgGTACGTGCTTACGGCGAGGACATCGAAGTCACAGAGagcagtcatatatatgtattctcttcctccttcgtcgctGCCTCTGCTTCGGCCGAGAAAGGCTGcatgagggagggatagggagagagagggaggggggagggaggggaagagcgagagagagagagagacagagacagagacagagacagagagacagagagacagagacagagacagagacagagagacaaagagacagagagacagagacagagacagagagacagacagagacagagacagagacagaggcagagagacagagacagagacgagacagagacagagacagagacaaagacagagacagacacagacacatacagagacagagacagagacagagagacagagacagagacagagagacagagacagagacagagagacagagacagagacagagacagagacagagacagagacagagacagagacagagacaaagacaaagacagagacagagacagagacagacagagagacagagacagagacagagacaaagacaaagacaaagacagagacagagacagagacagagacagagacagagacagagagacagagacagagacagagacacagagacagagacagagacagagaaagagacagagacagagacagagacagagagacagagacagagacaaagacaaagacaaagacaaagacagagaaagagacagagacagagacagagacagagacagagacagagagacagagagacagagacagagacagagacagagacagagacagagagacagagagacagagacaaagacaaagacaaagacagaggcagagacagagacagagacaaagacacagagagacagagacagagacagagacagagacagagacagagagagagagagagagccagttcGGCCGCAGTCCCACCTCATGGAGCCCTTTAACGTGTCTCTGGACCCGGAGTTTCTTAGCGCCGCCGAagaccttcctctcctcatcctcgacGTCGCCCGCGCTTTCGCTTCCCGCCGAGGGGGTTGCGCCCTTCTAGCCCGCGGGGTTATTGATGCTTTCCACGCCACATGTATGacaatgtgtgtaaatatatatatatatatatatatatatatatatatatatatatatatatatatatatatatatatgtgtgtgtgtgtgtgtgtgtatatatatatatatatatatatatatatatatatatatatatatatatatatatatatatatatatgtatatatatgtatatatatgtatatatttacacacacacacacacacacacacacacacacacacacacacacacacacacacacatatatatatatatatatatatatatatatatatatatatatatatatatatatatatatatatatacgcatatatacagaaagaaaaagagagagagagagggggaggagagggtgagggagagggtgagggtgagggggagggggagggggagggagagggggagggagagggagagggagagggagagggagagggagagggagaggaagaggaagagggaaagggagagggagagggaaagggagaggaagagggaaagggacaggaagagggaaagggagagggagagggagagggagagagagagagagagagagagagagagagagagagagagagagagagagagagagagagaaaagaaaaagaaaaaaaaagaaacagaaacagaaaaagaaaaagaaaaagaaaaagaaaaagaaaaagaaaaagcaaaaaaagaaaaagaaaaagaaaaagaaaaagaaaaaatgaaaagagagatagagaaagagaaagagagagagaaaaaaaagagtaaatgagaaaaagagagagacagggcgagagagaaagagagagagagagagacacagagagagagagagagagagagagagagagagagagagagagagagagagagagagagagagagagagagagatgatagatagatgatagatagatgatagatagatagatgatagatagatagatgatagatagattgatatatagatagattgatagatagatgatagatagataggtgacagatagatagatagatagatagatgacagatagatagatagatagatagatgacagatagatggatagatagttgacagatagatagatagatggcagatagatagatagatatatgacagagagatagatagatatatgatagatagatagataggtagatgacagatacatgatagatagatagatgatagatagatagatgatagatagatagatagacacagataatggatagatagatagatagatgatagattgatagatagatgatggatagatggatagatagatgatagataaattgatagatagattgatagatgatagatggatagatagatagatgatagatagatagataagtgatagataaatatataaatgatagattgatagatagatgatagatagatagatagatacatacatacatacatacatacatacatacatacatacatacatacatacatacatacatacatacgtacatgcatacatcacatacatacatacatacatacatacatacatacatacatacatacatacatgtgtgtcttggtagataaatagagatactgtatatgtagatataatctATTTTCAATTAATAAATCCTagaaaagtaattataaaaataaatattccgTCGTTGATTCTCTACAGCAGGAATGATACAGATGAAATTTAattgaaagaaattgaaaagaaacgaaaaataaagaaagtccAGACAGCGTGGCGCCAGAGGAGATGCACGATGTCGAATGGAAAAATTATCCCcgtgatttatttacttatttattttttatgtagtgATATTTCAGGCAGGGAATTAAAGTTTAATcttactgttctctctctctctctctctctctctctctctctctctctctctctctctctctctctctctctctctctctctctctctctctctctctctctctctctctctctctttctctctctctttgtctctctctgcctctctctcagtccctccctctctctctctctctctctctctctctctctctctctctctctctctctctccctttctctatctatctaattctctctctctctatctctctctctctctctctctctctctctctctctctctctctctctctctctctctctctctctctctctctctcgaatggaAAAATTATCCccgtgatttatttatttattcatttatttattttagtgatATTTCAGGCAGAGAATTAATCTTATTGTTCTTGAGGAAAGCTTGGATTTGAAGGCAAAGGTTATGGTGatttgatgatagtggtggtggtggtgatgatggtggtgtcaGTGGTGGTGATATCCGATGGTGGTGATATACACGAGGTAAATgatgaatggtgataatgatgatgatggtgatgatgatagtaataatgatgaagagaataatggtaatatgatgatgatggtgatgatgatagtaataatgatgaagagaataatggaaataatgatgatgatgatgataatgatgaagcgaatgatggtaatgatgatggtgatgataacgatggtggtgataatataaTGCTGGCGCTGGTGAGGATAATTATCATGAGATTGGCGACCATATCACACTAAATAGGAACATAAATGgagtaacaacagtgatgatgatgatgataataacgaatgtGTGTTAAGTAAATAGTGCTGATGACAGAGGCAGAAATTGCGTTTATTCTAGAcattaattatcatgatgatggtggtgattaaaaGAACTGTATTCTATTCGCTACGCCAGTTCGATGTATTCATAtaccgatacacacacatacacagacacacacagatatgagcagacacgcacgcacacacacacacatgcaaacatacactaaCATATATGAGCTGCCACAAACACtgacatacataaacgcacacacagatatgagcagaccaacatacaaacatacactaacATATCAGCAgaaacacacaccgacacacacacacgctcacacacatacacgcacccttgggtttatatatatatatatatatatatatatatatatatatatatatatatatatatatatatatatatatatatatctatattttttttttttttttttttttttttttttttttttattactatttattcccCTTTTAAACAACCaaacccttacccacccacccgcccacacctcTCCTCGCCCACCCACCCGGCCGACGCGATCAGTGGCAGCGGCGCAGCATGTCCTCGAGCGCCTCGACGATCTCCTGGACCGCGGGGCGCTGCTCGTGCTCGGGGCGCTGCGCTCGCGCCGCCAGCGCCTGCAGGGCCGCCGGCGGCGCCTTCATGCTCTCCGCCACGAACTGCAGCatgacgcccacgcccaccacgtCGCACTTAGCCGTCACCGGCGTGCCTTGGTGCACGCACGCGCAGTACCACGAGTGCCGGCTCTTGCTGCTCGCGGGATGGCACTGGCCCACCGGCAGTGCCAGACCGAAGTCGATCACGTGCACAGCCGGCGCTCCTGCTGCGCCTCGCAGCTGAACCATCACGTTGGTGGGCTTGAGGTCGCAGTGGACGATCCCGGCGGCGTGCACGGCCGCCACGGCCTCCGCCAGCTTCAGGCTCACCTGGAGGAGCTGCTTCGTGCTGCGCTGCGCACTCAAAACGTCGGCCAGGGTCTCCTTGCCCAGGTACGACATGAGGAGGCGCGAGGGCTCCTCGCTGTACGCCAGGGGCACGGGCGCTCCCCCCGCGCCCTGCAGTCGCTTCAGCATCTCCAGCTCATGCTAGAACGTCACCTGGGAGTCGGGGGCGGCCAGCTTGAGGGCGCACTCCTTGCCCTTGTAGCTCACGCGCACCACGCGCCCGTACGTGCCCCGCCCGACgcgcacctccttccccttctgcagGAATTTCCACTCCTTGGCCGAGAGCTTGGCCACCTACATCCCGCTGCTGTCGACTGAGTCTGCGCTCGTCGGATGCGAAGGAGTCGCTCGAAGCAGTGAGCCTCAAGAATCCGACGGGAAGGCTCGGTCCTTCGAGTCCGGGTAAGGAGCTTATCAGGAGGAACGAGAAAGAAGGATTCTTTTCATGAAATTTTGCTTAATCTAATATTTTGACGAAGTAAATGTTTTAGAGAAGTGAATATGCTATGTCACCGTAACGTAAATCCGACCCTAATGATACACTGCCGCGGTGGCAGAGTGGTTCATGTGACACCGAAACTGCCACAGGACCAGACGCCaatgtgaaagcgagagagagagagagagagagagagaagaggaagagagagagaaagagagagagaagaggaagagagaatgagagagagaagaggaagagagagagagaaagagagagagagatagatagatagatagagagagagagagaaagagatagaaagagagagggagagagatagagagagaagaaaaagaggaagtgatagagagaaataaaagaagaagaagagagacagagagaagaaaaaaagatgaagagggagagagagtacgaaagggaatttattattttattattgtatggCATGACCCAGAATATtaatacaaaagagaaaacaatttTAACAACAAGAGCTGGGAATCGTTTTATCCTCAACTACACCATTAGTGTTATTACAATCGTTATCATCTAGCTTTTTAAATCTGGAAATCGAGCAGATTTTGAGTTCTTCTctatgtgatgattatgataattattaccggCAGCAGTTgtagtttttatattattattgttattcttatggtTATATCTATGATTATGTCTGTcatcgtgtgtgtgcgcgcgcgcgtgcgtgtgtgtgcgcaccaACTCTAAATGTAAACAGACAACAAGTGAAGTGCTTTACACTCATATAATATACTCACGAAATATATGTAATCCAACAAATTCTCACATCCTATACTTCAGAAACATGTCGACTGTGTTGCCAGATTCCCGATTGCGAGgcattcatttcttctctttcttgctttctctctctctctctctcgctgtacatacagacatacatacatacatacatacatatatatatatatatatatataagatatatatatatacatatatacacatatatgtatacatatatatatatatatgtatatatgtatatatatatatataaacatatatatgtatatatataaatatatatatataatatatataaatatagatatatatataatatatatatatatacatctatacatacatacatacatatatatatatatatatatatatatatatacaaacatatatacatatatacatacacacacacacacacacacacacacacacacacacacacacacacatatatatatatatatatatatatatatatatatatatatatatatatatatatttacatcctgCAATATCTCTCGCTCCCGCAGATTGGTCGACCAAAgtccttttcgtttctctgtgGTTTCTtacgttgtcgttattatttttgtctgcttttttcccatttcgtgtttttgttttcgtctgcCTGGgagtcgttttctttgtttcgttttatatCCTTTCGTTTTATTGCGTCTGTTGTCTTTACCAGTTCTCAATGGtcattttattgtattataattTACCGTCCTTTTTATCCGTTTCCTTTCACACTCTTTATCATGAGATGACTTGCTGACTCATCCTGGAGTAGAGGGAAATCTTTTCAAATGTCGTATTTTTAcccatctattttctctctctctctctctctctctctctctctctctctctctctctctctctctctctctctctctctctctctctctctctctctctctcttttgcgtttCTTCTCTTAATTCATGTTTCGACATCGCGcttgatatataatttttattatattatgttttttttttattattattattatttttacgtgGCTGATGACGtcgcacaatgtatatatatgacccaGTTTCCCCCCAAATATAGTCAGTCTATAGCAGTCATCGTTTGTgttattacccctccccccccctctctctctcatatatatatatatatatatatatatatatatatatatatatatatatatatatatatatatatatgcatgtatgtatttatacgtatatacacacaaacatatatacatgtatatacacatacatatatatatatatatatatatatatatatatatatatatatatatatacacatatgcaatatatatatatatatatatatatatatatatatatatatatatattcatatatatatatgcatacatacatacatacatacatatatatatatatatatatatgtatatatatatgtatatgtatatatatatatttatatatatatatatatatatatatatatatgtttatatatatatatatatatatatatatatatatatatatatatatgtttatatatatatgtatatatacatatatatttatacatatatatgtacatgtatgtatgtatatatatgtatatatatatatatgaatatatatatatatatatatatatatatatatatatgcatatgtgcatatacatgtatatatgtatatgatgtctTGGGCCGAGCTTTAGTATTTTTGTTCGATTATATATTTGCAAAAGTAgttcttgtttctcattttctgaaaatgtttattttaagATACATcttgcttgtcttttttttcttttttttttagattattatgaaTCATGAACTATTATGGTGCTATCTTTGTTGCAATtatgttataattatatatgtatatatatacacatgtgtatatatacatatatatacacatatatatatatatatatatataaacacacacacacacacacacaaacacatatatgtatatatatat encodes:
- the LOC138859675 gene encoding mitogen-activated protein kinase kinase kinase 7-like — translated: MLKRLQGAGGAPVPLAYSEEPSRLLMSYLGKETLADVLSAQRSTKQLLQVSLKLAEAVAAVHAAGIVHCDLKPTNVMVQLRGAAGAPAVHVIDFGLALPVGQCHPASSKSRHSWYCACVHQGTPVTAKCDVVGVGVMLQFVAESMKAPPAALQALAARAQRPEHEQRPAVQEIVEALEDMLRRCH